AAATCTAAGATTGGTGTGGATAACTTTATTAAGAAGATATAGAATGGACCGTTGTGTATTCATTTGTCGCCTGTTGACACATTGAAAAGGGGAGAGATTAGTGTCGCTCACAGTCTGGCAACGATGTCTTGAAATTTTGCAGGATGAGTTGCCTTCTCAGCAGTTCAATACTTGGATAAGACCACTCAAGGTTGAACTTGAGGGCAATGAACTGACCATGTTTGCTCCCAACCGATTTGTAAAAGATTGGGTTAAGGAAAAATATTTAGTCAGAATTGAAGAGATCCTTAATGATTTAGCTGATGACCTGCCATTACTGGTGATGCTTGAAGTTGCTGTGCGTAAGCCTAGTTTTTTAGCCGGCACTCGCCAATCACTTCAGACTGCTAATCAATCAACTGTTGAAACCCGTTCATCTGGTCAGACTATAGCTAAAACATCAGGTAGCTTTGTAAATCCACTATTAAGCAACAACGGTGGTATTAGCCAAGATGAAAATTTAGTTACCACAACAGAACCTACTCAACTGGATGTATTAGCTGAGCTTACAACTGAAAGCACTTCTAGTCAGAAAGTTTCATCAGTGCCAACATCAAGACAGGTAGATGTAGAAGGTGGGTTAAAACATAACAGCTCGCTTAATGTTGATTTTACTTTTGATAGCTTTGTTGAAGGTAAGTCGAACCAACTTGCATTAGCTGCTGCAAGACAAGTGGCTGAAAACCCTGGCGCTGCATACAACCCATTGTTTCTTTATGGCGGAGTTGGCTTGGGTAAAACCCACTTAATGCATTCTGTTGGTAACTTTTTAGTTAAACAAAACAGTCATGCAAAAGTCATTTATCTACATTCTGAACGATTTGTTGCTGATATGGTTAAAGCTTTACAGCTGAACGCAATTAATGACTTCAAACGATACTATCGTTCAGTTGATGCATTGTTGATTGATGATATTCAGTTTTTTGCTGGTAAGGAACGTTCTCAGGAAGAATTTTTCCATACCTTTAATGCGCTGCTTGAAGGTGGTCAGCAAATGATTCTGACTTGTGATCGCTATCCAAAAGAGATTAATGGCCTTGAAGAACGCTTAAAGTCAAGATTTGGTTGGGGTTTGACGGTTGCGGTTGAGCCACCAGAGTTGGAAACGCGAGTTGCCATTTTAATGAAAAAGGCAGAGCAAGCGAAAATAGACCTGCCTCATGAATCGGCTTTCTTTATTGCCCAGCGCGTGCGGTCTAATGTACGCGAATTAGAAGGTGCACTGAAACGAGTAATTGCTCATGCTAACTTTTTGGGCCGACCGATTACCATCGACTTGATTCGTGAATCTCTCAAAGATTTGCTAGCACTTCAAGATAAGCAAGTCAGTATTGATAATATCCAGCGAATGGTTGCTGAGTACTATAAAATTAAAATTGCTGATATTTTATCCAAACGAAGAAGCCGCTCTGTTGCCAGACCACGACAGGTAGCGATGGCTTTATCGAAAGAATTAACCAACCACTCTTTGCCAGAAATTGGTGATGCCTTTGGTGGGCGAGATCACACGACAGTATTACATGCTTGCCGCAAAGTGAAAGAGCTGACTGAAACTGATTCAGAAATTAGAGAAGATTACAAAAACTTGCTTCGGTCACTAACGACTTAAGAATTTATTACAGTGGTTTTCCTGTTGACGACTTTTTGTATGAGAAGGAAATGATGAAATTTACTATTACCCGGGAAGCTTTACTAAGGCCTTTACAAATAGTAGCTGGTGTGGTGGAGCGAAAACATACGTTTCCGGTTTTGTCTAATGTGCTGCTAGTAGTTGATGATAATCAGTTATCGCTGACAGGAACTGATTTGGAAGTAGAGTTCATTGGTCGAGTTCCTCTTGAATCTTCTGCTCAGTCTGGAGAAATCACGGTACCGGCTCGTAAATTGATGGATATTTGTAAGTCGTTACCTGAAGAAGCAGAAATAGAAGTCAAGCAAGAAGATCAGCGAGTGTTAGTGCGTGCTGGTCGAAGCCGCTTTACTTTATCGTCATTACCAGCTACTGAATTCCCAAATATCGAAGAAGGTGAAAGTGCCCATTCGTTTTCAGTATCTCAAGCAAAGCTACGTCGATTAATCGACCGTACTGCCTTTGCAATGGCACAGCAAGATGTGCGTTATTACTTAAATGGTATGCTACTTGAGCTACGCCCAGGTGCATTACGTGGTGTTGCTACTGATGGACATCGCTTGGCAATGTGCACTGTTGATGCAGATATTAATAATGCAGATCTGCATCAGATGATTGTGCCTCGTAAGGGAATTTTGGAAATGGCTCGTTTGCTAGTGGGTGGTGATGAGCCTGTAAATATCGTCCTGAGTAATAACCATATCCGTGCTCATACAGGTGATTTTTCGTTTACTTCAAAACTAGTGGATGGCAAATTTCCGGATTATCAGCGGGTGCTACCAAAAGGTGGTGATAAAGTCTTAGTGAGCGAGCGTCAAGTGTTGCGTCAGTCGTTAAACCGAGCAGCTATTTTATCTAATGAAAAATACCGTGGTGTTAGATTACTAATGGATGACAATGCGCTAACGATTATTGCCAATAATCCTGATCAAGAAGAGGCAGAAGAGCATGTGAATGTTCAATATGACTCTGAGCATCTAGAAATTGGCTTTAATGTCAGCTACTTGCTTGATGTTCTCTCTGTGTTGTCTGGCGACAAAGTAAAACTGACGCTATCTGATTCTAACAGTAGTGTTTTGCTGGAAGAGCTGGAAGACGGAGATTCTACCTATGTAGTAATGCCTATGCGAATGTAATTTTTGTGCCTGCTGACATTTGTTCGAAAGGCGCTGTTGCATGAGCATTTCCCGCTTATCAGTTTCGAACTTACGAAATCTGTGCTCAGTTAACCTTGAGCTTGCCGCTGGTATTAATCTGTTTATTGGAAAAAATGGCAGTGGCAAAACAAGCTTATTAGAGTCGATTTATTTGCTTGGCTTGGCTCGTTCTTTTCGTAGTGCCAAGCTTAAGCCAATCATTAACTCCCATTCACAAGAGTGTACAGTTTTTGCTGAATTATTAACGGAGAATAATCGAAAGCTTCCCTTAGGGCTTAAAAGGAGTTTGTCTGGTGAACTTACAATTCGCTATGCAGGTGAAAAAATTCGTACGGTGGCAAAGCTAGCTCAACTACTACCTATCCAAATTATCAACCCAGATACTTTTCAGTTATTAGAAGGTGGTCCTAAGCTAAGAAGACAGTTTCTTGATTGGGGAGTGTTCCACGTGGAACATCATTATGTGGAACACTGGAGGCAAGCGCAAAAGTGCATAAAACAACGGAATAGTCTACTTAGACGTGATAAAATATCACCAACTGAATTAAAGGTTTGGAGTGAAGCTTTAGCCAATTTGGCCAATAAAATTGACCAGCTGCGTCAGTATTATATAGACCAATTTATACCGGTTTTTAATGAAATAGTTTCCCAGTTAATTGAATTGCCAATGCTTTCCTTAACCTATTATCCAGGTTGGGACAAAAAGGTGGACTTGTTGGCTTTGCTAACATCAAACCTGGACAAAGAACAGAGTCAACATCGAACTTTATATGGCCCACATCGTGCTGATATAAAGGTAAAAATTGATGGGCAGCCAGCTGGAGAAATACTGTCAAGAGGACAATTAAAGCTTGTAACTGCTGCACTGAAAATAGCCCAAGGTTTTTTATTCAGTAAGTTTACTAGCCAGAAGAGCATTTATTTAATAGATGATATTGCAGCAGAGCTTGATAACGATAAGCGAAATAAGTTGTGTCAGCTTATTGAGACAATGAATTGCCAGGCATTCATAACTTGTGTTGAAGATTCATCACTAAATTATGAATGGACTAAAGATGTAAAGATGTTTCACGTGGAACATGGGCAAGTAAGACCATATGTTTAGGCCTGATAAAAATGGCCTGCTAATGTGCCCTTATTTATAAGATGCACTACTAGTTTACTAATTGCTTCAAAGCAGGAGTTATCGTGTATGACCACAAATTACGATGCATCAAATATTAAAGTTTTAAAAGGCTTGGATGCAGTTCGTAAAAGACCAGGTATGTATATTGGTGATACGGACGATGGTACTGGTCTTCACCACATGGTTTTTGAAATTGTAGACAACTCAATTGATGAGGCACTTGCAGGCTTTTGCTCCAAAATTGACATTATCATTCACCCAGATAACTCAGTAACTGTTAAAGATAATGGGCGTGGTATTCCAGTAGACATGCACGAAGAAGAAGGTATTTCTGCTGCTGAAGTTATCATGACTGTATTACATGCTGGTGGTAAATTTGACGATAACACTTATAAAGTTTCCGGTGGTTTACACGGGGTGGGTGTTTCGGTTGTGAATGCACTGTCTAGAGAATTACGTTTAACTATTCGCCGTAATGGCAAAGTACACCAGCAAATATATGATCATGGTGTATCAAGAGAGCCTTTAGCAATTATTGGTGATACTGATTACTCAGGCACAGAAGTACAGTTTTATCCCTCAGAAGAAACATTTACTAACATTAATTTCAGCTATGATATTTTAGCTAAGCGTCTCCGTGAGCTGTCTTTTCTTAACTCTGGTGTTTGCATTCACCTTAGAGATGAGCGTAGTGGCAAGGAAGATGAGTTTAAATATGAGGGTGGGCTGGAAGCATTCGTTGAATACCTTAATCAAAATAAAAACCCCATTAACAAAGTATTTCACTTTACCACCCAGCGGGAAGATGGCATTGGTGTAGAAGTTGCGATGCAGTGGAACGATGGTTTTCAGGAAAACATCTACTGCTTTACTAATAATATACCTCAGCGAGATGGGGGAACGCACTTAGTAGGATTTCGTGGTGCATTAACCAGAACTTTAAATGCTTATATAGAAAAAGAAAATTTACTGAAACAAAAGATAAATACAACAGGTGATGATGCTAGAGAAGGTTTGACTGCCATTATTTCAGTCAAGGTGCCAGATCCAAAATTCTCATCTCAGACCAAAGATAAGTTGGTTTCTTCTGAAGTGAAGTCTGCTGTAGAGCAGGAAATGAATAA
This genomic interval from Spartinivicinus ruber contains the following:
- the dnaA gene encoding chromosomal replication initiator protein DnaA; translated protein: MSLTVWQRCLEILQDELPSQQFNTWIRPLKVELEGNELTMFAPNRFVKDWVKEKYLVRIEEILNDLADDLPLLVMLEVAVRKPSFLAGTRQSLQTANQSTVETRSSGQTIAKTSGSFVNPLLSNNGGISQDENLVTTTEPTQLDVLAELTTESTSSQKVSSVPTSRQVDVEGGLKHNSSLNVDFTFDSFVEGKSNQLALAAARQVAENPGAAYNPLFLYGGVGLGKTHLMHSVGNFLVKQNSHAKVIYLHSERFVADMVKALQLNAINDFKRYYRSVDALLIDDIQFFAGKERSQEEFFHTFNALLEGGQQMILTCDRYPKEINGLEERLKSRFGWGLTVAVEPPELETRVAILMKKAEQAKIDLPHESAFFIAQRVRSNVRELEGALKRVIAHANFLGRPITIDLIRESLKDLLALQDKQVSIDNIQRMVAEYYKIKIADILSKRRSRSVARPRQVAMALSKELTNHSLPEIGDAFGGRDHTTVLHACRKVKELTETDSEIREDYKNLLRSLTT
- the dnaN gene encoding DNA polymerase III subunit beta encodes the protein MKFTITREALLRPLQIVAGVVERKHTFPVLSNVLLVVDDNQLSLTGTDLEVEFIGRVPLESSAQSGEITVPARKLMDICKSLPEEAEIEVKQEDQRVLVRAGRSRFTLSSLPATEFPNIEEGESAHSFSVSQAKLRRLIDRTAFAMAQQDVRYYLNGMLLELRPGALRGVATDGHRLAMCTVDADINNADLHQMIVPRKGILEMARLLVGGDEPVNIVLSNNHIRAHTGDFSFTSKLVDGKFPDYQRVLPKGGDKVLVSERQVLRQSLNRAAILSNEKYRGVRLLMDDNALTIIANNPDQEEAEEHVNVQYDSEHLEIGFNVSYLLDVLSVLSGDKVKLTLSDSNSSVLLEELEDGDSTYVVMPMRM
- the recF gene encoding DNA replication/repair protein RecF (All proteins in this family for which functions are known are DNA-binding proteins that assist the filamentation of RecA onto DNA for the initiation of recombination or recombinational repair.): MSISRLSVSNLRNLCSVNLELAAGINLFIGKNGSGKTSLLESIYLLGLARSFRSAKLKPIINSHSQECTVFAELLTENNRKLPLGLKRSLSGELTIRYAGEKIRTVAKLAQLLPIQIINPDTFQLLEGGPKLRRQFLDWGVFHVEHHYVEHWRQAQKCIKQRNSLLRRDKISPTELKVWSEALANLANKIDQLRQYYIDQFIPVFNEIVSQLIELPMLSLTYYPGWDKKVDLLALLTSNLDKEQSQHRTLYGPHRADIKVKIDGQPAGEILSRGQLKLVTAALKIAQGFLFSKFTSQKSIYLIDDIAAELDNDKRNKLCQLIETMNCQAFITCVEDSSLNYEWTKDVKMFHVEHGQVRPYV